AGTGCAGCTGTTCCTTGAGTCTTTATTTTCTTTAATTAATGCGTAAAGTCTAATATGTTAATGTGCAACGTGAAGAATTGCTATGATTAGATATTTACATAGAAATGCACCCTCGTTATAGGGAGGCACAGAAAAACAAGATGCTGCCATCAGTGAAGGACAACAGCGGTAGCCATGGCTCACCCATTAGTGGCAAGCTGGAAGGCATCTTCTTCAGCTGTAACACCGAATTCAATACAGGTGCCCCACCACAGGACTCGCCGTACGGCCGCTACCGCTTCCAAGTGCCAGCTGAGGCTCTCTTCAACCATGACACCAACCTGTACTTTGCTGATTTCTACTGCATGTACACGGCATACCACTATGTGATCCTGGTGCTGGCACCGCGTGGCTCACCAGGGGATGGATTCTGCAAGCAGAGGCTCCCCTTACTGGATATCGCTGACAACCGGTTTCTGACATGTGCTGAGGACGAAGAAGGGCACCTTTCTTTCCACCATGCGCAGGACATCATCCTTGAGGTGATCTATACAGACCCGGTGGACTTGAGCCTGGGCACAGTGGCTGAGATCAGTGGGCATCAGCTCATGAGCCTGTCTACGATCAACGCCAAGAAGGACCCCAGCTGCAAGACCTGTAATATCAGCGTTGGCCGCTAAATCCCTGTTCAAGCACCCTctgttgttctgttctgttctgtcctgttttttcctGTTTTCTTTCCTTGAAATCTTTTCTTTAAGTCTTCTTTAATAACCCTTTAGGAGCCTCAAGGCTCCTCGACAGCATGCGTCTCTCAGCTTTTTACCAAACACTCATCTATTATTGAGTTAGACTATACTGTAGCCCTATTTTTCTATTGATGCCCAGAGGCATCATTAGGACTACTCT
Above is a genomic segment from Neoarius graeffei isolate fNeoGra1 chromosome 14, fNeoGra1.pri, whole genome shotgun sequence containing:
- the phyhiplb gene encoding phytanoyl-CoA hydroxylase-interacting protein-like isoform X2 → MEELPVPQHIKISNITCDSFKICWDMDSRAKERITHYFIDLNKKENKNANKFKHKDVPTKLVAKAVPLPMTVRGHWFLSPRTEYTVAVQTASKQSDRDYAVSEWSEVVEFCTADYSTVHLTQLLEKAEAIAGRMLPFSVFYRNQNKEYFDNARHAQKNKMLPSVKDNSGSHGSPISGKLEGIFFSCNTEFNTGAPPQDSPYGRYRFQVPAEALFNHDTNLYFADFYCMYTAYHYVILVLAPRGSPGDGFCKQRLPLLDIADNRFLTCAEDEEGHLSFHHAQDIILEVIYTDPVDLSLGTVAEISGHQLMSLSTINAKKDPSCKTCNISVGR